CCTTGCAGACGCAAAGCGGTTTTCAGCTTTTTTGTCATACCGATTTGGCTGATGAGCAGCTGGCCAACTATCTCTACGATTTGGAAGCCAAGCTGCGCAATGAGCAGATTATTGACTTCGTTCGGGCGGTCAGCCCAGCGATTTATCGGATTTTCATGCGCTTGATCAAGCTGGAAATTCCTGATATTGAGCACTTTATCCATAATTCTCGTAAAGCCAGCTATGACCGCTGGAAGTTTGAACGGATGCGGGAGTCGGATTATGCTGCCTTGCATGATTTTCATGCAGAGAGCACGGTCAATTCATCCAGTCTGACAGAGCTAATTTTGCATTTGGATCTGCCGGAGTCTGTCAAGGAAGAGGTCAGACAGCTGCGGGAGTTGGAGAAGTCAGTCCGAAATCCGCTGGCTCATCTGATTAAGCCCTTTGATGAGGCAGAATTATATCGGACAACTGGTTTTTCCTCCCAGCATTTTATGGAGATTTTGGTGGATTTGGCGCGCTTTACAGGGATTGTCTACGATCGGGAACAGTTTTATTTTGATGAGGCAAATCGCTTGGTTAAAGCTTTATTGACAGGAGAGGAAAATGGATAAAATACAGCAGTTGCAAGACATGATTGACCAAAGTCAGCATATCGTCTTTTTCGGTGGGGCGGGTGTCTCGACCGAGTCCAATATCCCTGACTTTCGTAGTTCGGATGGGATTTATAGTGTCAAGTTAGGTCGGCATTTTACAGCAGAGCAGCTAGTTTCGCATACCATGTTTGAGCGCTATCCGCAGGAGTTTTTCGACTTTTACAAGAAATACCTGCTCTATCCAGATGCCAAGCCCAATGCGGCTCACGCCTATCTGGCTCATCTGGAGAAGACCGGCAAGCTCAAGACTGTAGTGACGCAAAATATTGACAGCCTGCACGAAATGGCTGGTTCAAAAAATGTCCTCAAGTTGCACGGCAGTGCGGATAGAAATTTCTGTCTAAACTGTCAGCGATTTTACGATTTGGAGGCATTTCTAGCTCTGTCTGGGACGGTGCCCTACTGTCCTGACTGCGGCGGCGTGATCAAGCCCGATGTGACCCTCTATGAAGAGTCTTTGGATATGGAGACTTTCCAGCAAGCTGCGCAGGCCATTCATCAAGCCGACTTGCTGATCATCGGGGGCACCTCCTTGGTGGTCTATCCCGCAGCCAGTCTCATCCAGTACTTTGCTGGCAAGCATCTGGTCGTTATCAACAAGACCAGTATTCCACAGGACAAGCAAGCTGACCTCGTCATCGAAGGCAAGATTGGGGAAGTGTTTGCGCAGTTGAGGCAGTAAAACTAAAAATGTTTTTTGCTAGAAATGTTTGGTTAGAAAATAAAAATAGGATTTTTATGGCTGATTTATATATTCAAAATTCGTCTTGTAGCTTGTCGGTGAGGGAGCAGCGTGTGCTTGTGAGAAACGAGGAGCAGATTCTTTTGAAAGAAATTTCTTTTAATCTGATTGATAATATCTTGGTCTTTGGTAATGCTCAGCTGTCTACTCAGCTACTGAAAGCCTGGGCTAATAGGGACATTTTTGTGTTCTATTTCTCGAGCAAGGGCGAGTTTCTATTTTCCTTTGATTCTTTTAGGAAGGAAGATTTTGAAAAGCAGCGCAGTCAGGCTCGGGCTTCTTTTGACTCGGACTTTTGCTTGGGCATCGCTCGGAAAATCGCTGCGGCCAAGATCGGAAATCAGCTCAATCTGCTCCAAGCTTTTGATGAAAATGACCTGCTGGACCAGGAGGATTTCAAACGCTTTGGAGATGCGCTGGTGAATCTCGAGCAAGCGAGAAGCATAGCGGAAATTATGGGAATCGAAGGAAGACTGGCTAAATCTTACTTTTACCTCTTGAACTTACTGGTCATTGATGGTTTTCATTTTTCTGGTCGGAGTCGGAGGCCAGCTCTGGACAAGTTTAATACCCTGCTAAACTTTGGCTACTCTATTCTTTATTCTTGCTTTATGGGCTTGATTCGCAAGAATGGTCTGAGCTTGGGCTTTGGAGTGATGCATCAGCCACATGACCATCATGCTGTCTTGGCGAGTGATTTGATGGAGGAATGGCGGCCAGTGATCGTGGATGATACGGTGCTGGGGCTGATCAATCGTCAGGAGATTCTTGAAGAGCATTTCATTGAGAAGGAAGATGGTATCTTTTTGACGCCTGAAGGGATCGAAATCTTTTCTCGGGCTATGAGGGAGAGGATCTTTGAGATTCATCACTATGTCGAGCTGGATAAAAACCGCTACACTTTTCTATACGCGGCTGATCAGCAAATCCTTGATCCGGAGCTTTGAAGCCTTGGATCCAGCTGAGTATGTGTCGAGCTATACGGAAGGAGGGAAAGATGGTCTTCTTTAATCTTGATGATGATGAAAAAGAGTTTGCCAGAAAGAAAACGAAATTTTGTCTGGTCATTTATGATATCGTGAGCCATAAGCGACGCCTGAAGCTATCAAAGCTTTTAGAAGGCTATGGTGTGAGGGTTCAGCGTTCCTGCTTTGAGCTGGCTCTTGATAAGCTGGACTTTGACTGCCTTGTGAGGGAGCTGAGGGCCTTTTATCAGGCAGAAGAAGGGGACAATATCATTATCTATCTGGGGCACAAGGAAGAGGAGGCTGGGACAAAAGTCCTAGCCTCTCAATTGTCTTTGGATTGTCGAGCAAGACGCAGTGGTTGAGTGGGCTCTACTACGCTGATTTCATCAGCTTTTACAGCCCTACTCAACTGTGCGGAGGTGGGACGACGAAATCGAATTCTAACGAATTACCGATTTCTGTCCCACTCTCTATGATGGCGCGGAGTTGATAGACGATATTTTGTTCTTTTAAGCTTTGATTTCTGGGCTAGGCATGGTATAATGAGGTTAGGGTTTAACTAGTTTTTAGGGGACACAAGATGTAGTGGTGGGGCTTCTGCGCATCTGTACAAGATATGGCGTTAGACCCCCCCTAAACCTCGAGAGGGGACGGAAACTTCCTGTTCTACCGTCAATCCAGCCGCTTTCGCTTTGGTTAGCCCCCCCCTAAACCTCGCGAGGGGACGGAAACAATCATCTTTGTAATGCTAAAGTGAAATTCCTTATCGGTTAGAACCCACTAATCCTCGCGAGGGGACGGAAACCCAGCCTCGTCAGTTTGACCGATGGCCATGTAATTGGTTAGAACCCCCTAATCCTCGAGAGGGGACGGAAACTCATTAAGCCTGTTAATCTTGATGATTGCTGCCATCGTTAGAACCCCCTAATCCTCGAGAGGGGACGGAAACGAAACGTATAGTCTCGCACAGATACCATTTCAAACGTTAGACCCCCCTAATCCTCGCGAGGGTACGGAAACGGAGCACGGCGGACATTGATAGCATCCACAGTCAGGTTAGACCCCCCTAAACCTCGCGAGGGGACGGAAACAATCATCTTTGTAATGCTAAAGTGAAATTCCTTATCGGTTAGAACCCACTAATCCTCGCGAGGGGACGGAAACAAATTGACGACGACCATTGATGATGACAGGGCGCTTTGTTAGAACCCCCCTAATCCTCGCGAGGGGACGGAAACTCAACTGCTCTAGAGTGAGTATCATTGTAGTAAGAGTTAGAACCCTCCATATCCTCGAGAGGGAACGGAAACGGATTTGCTGATTTTGCTTGTCGATAGTCTGCATGCTGTTAGATCCCCCAAACCCTCGCGAGGGGACGGAAACTCATTTTGGTAATCGGTCATTGGTTTACCGATTTTGTTAGCCCCCTCCTAAACCTCGAGAGGGGACAGAGTAGATGGGGGCTTTTTTACTTTCCCTCAGCTTCTTGCTTTGCCAAGAAAGAAGGATCTTGACTGCTTAAGCTTTTTTAAACGCTTCAAAAAAATTGACAACGCTTTCAAAACTTGATATAATAAGCTGAGTAAATAATAATCGTTCTAAAGGGCGCCATGAAATCGGTGAAAGATTCTTTTGCCTTTTTCGGGCGCTTTTGCAGTATAGAGAGGAGACCGTGTGAAGAAAGTAGAGTTACATTTATCAAAAACAAGACTAAAAGACGAAGAATTGATCAGTAAACTTCAGGGCTTTTTGATGGCGCAGATTTCGCCAGACTTTGCGACCTTTCTACATGAGCAGGAGACCAATCCCTACTCGCTGAATCTGAGCTCCAGGCACGATGAGTCGGTGTGGGTTGTCAATTTGCTTTCAGAAGAGGCGGAACAGCAAATGCTAGCTCCCTTATTAAACTTGGAAACCATCAAGCTAGAGAGCTATGCTGAGGAAATCCTTGTCAAAAAGGTGGAAATCCACTCCTTGTCCCAGCAGAACTTGCTGGATATTTACCAAGATGATGATGCTTCCCACCTGATACGGGTGCATTTTTATACGCCAACGACCTTTAAGCGACAGGGGCAGTTTGTGCTATTTCCAGACACGCGTCTGATCTTTCAAAGTTTGATGCAAAAATATAGTCGACTGGTGGAAGGAAGAGCGGAAATCGAAGAGGAGACCTTACAGTTTTTAGCAGACCATAGCCAAATCACCAGCTATCATCTAAAAAGTCATTATTTTCCAATTCATGGACGAAAATACCCCGCCTTTGAAGGCAGGGTGACAATTCAGATAAAGGGAGCATCCACACTAAAAGCTTATGCACAGATGCTCCTAAGATTCGGTGAGTATGCCGGAGTCGGCACAAAGTGTAGCCTAGGAATGGGAGGGATGAGAATTGAAGAAAGAAAAGGTTGATTGACCCTCACCCTTTCCCCTACCTGATAGACCTGAAGGGAAAACAAGTTTCAAAAACAGAAAAAACACCTAGATCCTGCAGTAATCTGCCTGCTTCTAGGTGTTTTACTTTATTTATCAAACTGTACTTCCTCAATCAGGTACTCGATAAAGCGCTCGCCCATCTTGGACAGGCTGGCTTTTTCGTGCTGGATATAGACCAGCTCGATTGGGTCATCGATATCCAGAGGGATGGAGACGATATTGTCTCCGTTGAGGTTACTGTTGAGAATACCGGTCGCAATCGTGTAGCCGTCCAGACCGATCAAAAGATTAAATAGGGTTGCACGGTCGCTGACGACGATAGATTTTTTATGGTGCTCCTGAGAGAGAATTTCCTCAGAAAAGTAGAAGGAGTTGTGAGTACCTTGGTCATAGCTGAGATAAGGGAAATCTTCCAAGTCTGACAGTTGTACCAGCTTTTTCTTGGCCAGCGGGTTGGACTTGCTGACAAAGATATGGGGCTGAGCTGTGAAGAGGTGAGTCGCAATCAGATGGCTATCATCCAGCATTTTAGAGAGGACATCACGGTTGTAACTATTGAGGAAGAGGACACCGATCTCGCTGCGGAAGTTCTTCACATCATCAATGATTTCCCAAGTCCGAGTTTCCCGTAGAAAGAGCTCGTATTTCTCCATATCGCTTTTTTTGAGCAGGGAGACAAAGGCATTGACCACAAAGGCATAGTGTTGGGCAGAGACGCTAAAAAGCTCGCGGTGGGCGACAGGATTTTTGTATCGCTCTTCTAGAAGCTGAGTCTGCTCCACCACTTGGCGGGCATAGGAAAGGAACTCCATGCCGTCCTTGGTCAAGGTGATTCCTTTGGGATTGCGAATGAAAATCTCGATGCCCATTTCATTTTCCAAATCCCGCACAGCGTTGGACAAGCTAGGCTGGGTGATAAAAAGTTGCTTGGCAGCCTCGTTCATGCTGCCTGTCTCGACGATTTTGATAATGTAGTGTAATTGTTGAATTCTCATAGGTCTATTTTATCACAAACTGGGGATTTTTTCCTGATAAATCAGAAGTTTAGCAAATGTTTGCCTGCTAAAGTTTCCTATGCTAAAATGAAGGAAATAAGGAGGGCGATATGGCCAAAGAGGATGACTATAAAAATCGTTCGGTAGGACTACCCATCACTATTTTTATAGTATTTTTGACAATTTGCTTAATGATTCCACTTGGGAAGGTGATGATCATGTGGGGGCTTAAATCAGCTTATGAGGGACTTGGGCGAAGCAGTGTGTCTTCAACTGTTCGTCAAAAGTCATCAGAGGAGCTTAGGCTAGAAGAGAAAGTTTTAGAGAGAGGAAACCATCGTTTTACATGGACAACTGATGACATCATCAATCTGCAAATTAAGGATACCACTGCTGGTCAAAACGGAGCTTCTCTGGATCAAATCCTTGAAAAGCATGGCAAAGCTTCAAGTTTTTTTTATACTGAGAGCAATGAAAATATTGAATTAAACTATACAAGTGAGATTACTCAAGGCCATCATAGTAGTTTAAGGTTGACATTTGAAAAAGATGGATCAGGTTATCATCTCATTGGAAAGAGCGCGAATATTCTTGATGAGGCCTATCCAAGGTTGCCTCAGGGAGATAGTCCCCATCTATGGACAAAGGATGACATTGCTGGTTTACAAGTTCGTGACGAGAGCACAGGCAATCTTGGTATGTCCTACGATGAAATCATTCAATTATTTGGCCTACCTAGAGAATCAGAAGTGGTTATTTCTCACTTGGATGTGGCAGATAGTCAGCATATTGGCTTGGAACTCAAATACTTAACATCAGATGAAAGATATAATAATGAATGGGTTCATTTAATCTTTCATCGTCAAGAAGATGGCGTCTTTCGGTTGACGACAGTTACTAGTCATATCGATAGAAGAGAAAGATAGGGAGACTGATGGTCTCCTTAGGTAACCAAAGCAAGCAGAAAAGACGGGGAATTTGGGCTTTCTTCTGTATAAACAGACTGAAGTACATTTTGCAATCTTAACCTATTCATGATATGATAAGTTTTTAGACTGATAAGGAGCAGTGATGAAGAGACAAGAAGATTCGTTTGAAGATATTGCTTTTGAGCTAGAAAAGGAAACCCATAAGTCTAAGTTTTTGCCGTTCATGGTAGTAGCTATTGTTGTATTTTCTCTCATTGGAACAGTTTTTTTGACACTTTCTCTGTCAGAAAAAAGCAAAGCTAAGCAGACGCCAACTCCGTCTAGCCAGATTAGTTCGTCATCAAATAGTTTGGAAGATGAGAAAGCTGAAGCAGAACAATTCGCTAAAAGTCTTATTGTTTCTCCAGAAAAAAGCGGTCCCTTTCTTTGGACAGTTGAAAAGGCAGTCGCGCTTCCCATGAACAAATACAAGGGCGGAGCCGTCTTGGAAGATGTTTTAAAGGAATTTGGGAAACCAGTTCAAGGTGGGGCCTGGATTGATTTTTTGCCAAATCATAAAGTTCAAAAACATATTCGCCTTGTCTGGGAATCGAAAAATGGTAGTACGGGCTATGTATCTTTAACCTTTGCTGAATTTGATGGTGTCTATAAGGTTATTTCAAAATACCATTTTAGTCTTTCAAGTGATAAAATTCAGGTGGATAACAATCCTAAAAGATCCTTTTTATGGACGCAAGCATACATCGATAGTCTTGTTATTGGTGCTAGAGAAGGAACAGCTAAAGGTACACCATATGATGAGATTGTTTTAAAAGTCGGCTTACCTCTATATCAGACGATTTCTGGAGACGACAATCAACTGAAGATGCGGGTTGATTATGTTAATCCGCATTCTTGGCAAAATCCAGAACAATTGAAAAGAGTTCATTTAGAATTCTACAAGCAAGGAGATGGTAGATGGCGTTTGGTGTCTAAAGAAAGTGAGTAAACTAAATCGATAAGAAAGAGGAGGAAAATGAGGAGAAGTAGCAAGAAAAAACGTGATCTTCATTCGTTTAGAGAGATCAAAAGAGACCTTTATCGTCAACAAAAGCTAAAACGAGAAGAGCTCAGCACGATGACGAT
Above is a window of Streptococcus cristatus ATCC 51100 DNA encoding:
- the cas2 gene encoding CRISPR-associated endonuclease Cas2 gives rise to the protein MVFFNLDDDEKEFARKKTKFCLVIYDIVSHKRRLKLSKLLEGYGVRVQRSCFELALDKLDFDCLVRELRAFYQAEEGDNIIIYLGHKEEEAGTKVLASQLSLDCRARRSG
- a CDS encoding LysR family transcriptional regulator, which produces MRIQQLHYIIKIVETGSMNEAAKQLFITQPSLSNAVRDLENEMGIEIFIRNPKGITLTKDGMEFLSYARQVVEQTQLLEERYKNPVAHRELFSVSAQHYAFVVNAFVSLLKKSDMEKYELFLRETRTWEIIDDVKNFRSEIGVLFLNSYNRDVLSKMLDDSHLIATHLFTAQPHIFVSKSNPLAKKKLVQLSDLEDFPYLSYDQGTHNSFYFSEEILSQEHHKKSIVVSDRATLFNLLIGLDGYTIATGILNSNLNGDNIVSIPLDIDDPIELVYIQHEKASLSKMGERFIEYLIEEVQFDK
- the cas6 gene encoding CRISPR-associated endoribonuclease Cas6, yielding MKKVELHLSKTRLKDEELISKLQGFLMAQISPDFATFLHEQETNPYSLNLSSRHDESVWVVNLLSEEAEQQMLAPLLNLETIKLESYAEEILVKKVEIHSLSQQNLLDIYQDDDASHLIRVHFYTPTTFKRQGQFVLFPDTRLIFQSLMQKYSRLVEGRAEIEEETLQFLADHSQITSYHLKSHYFPIHGRKYPAFEGRVTIQIKGASTLKAYAQMLLRFGEYAGVGTKCSLGMGGMRIEERKG
- a CDS encoding NAD-dependent protein deacylase, with the translated sequence MDKIQQLQDMIDQSQHIVFFGGAGVSTESNIPDFRSSDGIYSVKLGRHFTAEQLVSHTMFERYPQEFFDFYKKYLLYPDAKPNAAHAYLAHLEKTGKLKTVVTQNIDSLHEMAGSKNVLKLHGSADRNFCLNCQRFYDLEAFLALSGTVPYCPDCGGVIKPDVTLYEESLDMETFQQAAQAIHQADLLIIGGTSLVVYPAASLIQYFAGKHLVVINKTSIPQDKQADLVIEGKIGEVFAQLRQ
- the cas1 gene encoding CRISPR-associated endonuclease Cas1 translates to MLVRNEEQILLKEISFNLIDNILVFGNAQLSTQLLKAWANRDIFVFYFSSKGEFLFSFDSFRKEDFEKQRSQARASFDSDFCLGIARKIAAAKIGNQLNLLQAFDENDLLDQEDFKRFGDALVNLEQARSIAEIMGIEGRLAKSYFYLLNLLVIDGFHFSGRSRRPALDKFNTLLNFGYSILYSCFMGLIRKNGLSLGFGVMHQPHDHHAVLASDLMEEWRPVIVDDTVLGLINRQEILEEHFIEKEDGIFLTPEGIEIFSRAMRERIFEIHHYVELDKNRYTFLYAADQQILDPEL